One part of the Longimicrobiales bacterium genome encodes these proteins:
- a CDS encoding cyclase family protein produces the protein MTKSSDVRSWRSVFLLTVLVVSAAQPLQAQELDPHETVSADVLRAWMAEVSNHGRWGADDQLGTLNLITPAHRLAAVDLVVDGVTVSLAHDLIAGPDENAIRPLEVEHIPFMGDPASGALDRVDILYHGYAYSHLDALSHFAFDGSFYNGFGLETVSTEGASSLGVENMSDGIVTRAVLIDIPRLRGVDYLDLGDVVTVTDLEAWEARTGIQVSEGDVLLIRTGRWAREAALGPWSVRQSSAGPHPSIGRWLRERGVAALGGDGANDRKPSLVEGVGDPLHQVTIVAMGMPLFDNLDLAAVAEAAAERNRWTFLFMASPLRLVGASGSPLNPIVMFE, from the coding sequence ATGACGAAGTCCAGTGACGTGAGGAGCTGGCGGAGCGTCTTCCTTCTCACCGTGCTCGTAGTCTCGGCGGCGCAACCGCTCCAGGCCCAGGAACTCGACCCCCACGAAACCGTGTCCGCCGATGTGCTCCGGGCCTGGATGGCGGAGGTGTCGAATCACGGGCGATGGGGTGCAGATGATCAGTTGGGCACACTCAACCTGATCACTCCAGCACACCGACTTGCAGCGGTTGATCTGGTCGTGGACGGGGTCACCGTGTCTCTGGCGCATGACCTGATTGCAGGCCCTGATGAGAACGCGATCCGTCCGCTCGAGGTCGAGCACATTCCCTTCATGGGCGATCCGGCATCAGGCGCGCTCGACCGTGTCGATATTCTTTACCACGGATACGCCTATTCGCATCTCGATGCCCTGTCACACTTCGCCTTCGATGGGTCGTTCTACAACGGATTCGGACTGGAGACGGTGTCGACCGAGGGAGCCAGCAGTCTCGGGGTCGAGAACATGAGTGACGGGATTGTCACTCGCGCGGTTCTGATCGATATCCCGCGCCTGCGAGGCGTCGACTATCTCGACCTTGGCGATGTCGTCACGGTCACGGACTTGGAGGCATGGGAGGCGAGGACCGGGATACAGGTCTCGGAAGGCGACGTCCTCCTTATTCGCACGGGGCGGTGGGCTCGAGAGGCAGCCCTGGGACCTTGGTCGGTCCGCCAGTCGTCAGCGGGACCTCATCCATCTATCGGTAGGTGGCTCCGCGAGCGTGGAGTAGCGGCTCTCGGCGGTGATGGCGCGAACGACCGCAAACCTTCCCTTGTCGAAGGTGTGGGTGATCCCCTGCATCAGGTCACGATCGTGGCGATGGGCATGCCGCTCTTCGACAATCTGGACCTCGCGGCGGTCGCCGAAGCGGCTGCCGAGCGCAACCGTTGGACGTTCCTTTTTATGGCCTCGCCACTCCGGCTGGTAGGCGCGTCGGGCTCACCTCTGAACCCGATCGTGATGTTCGAATAG
- a CDS encoding amidohydrolase family protein, translating to MSNATKLWGALLLLAFITACGGAPEYDIIIRNGTVLDGTGTPRYMADVAISGEAIARVGDLSGVSAVEEVDATGMFVSPGFINLHSHNRLDAAPTAANLLAQGVTTIILNADGGGPLDISAQVTEAEALGLAVNIGPTIGFNSAWAEVNGREETRPDASQIEEMASMVEAGLEAGAWGVSAGLDYTPAYFARMEDVIAVLSRTGRWRSLFTNHDRTTPETGYSSLVGMRETVEIGEATGLMPLITHMKIQGSEQGTSAAVLAMMTEATNRGAYTAADVYPYLAGQTSLMALIIPSWAQAGTRDQVLSRFGDPALRGRIIREANEALDLRFGGPSGVFLPETQTELTDVMEEMGATSGGETVVRLLQESDDSPSAILRFGSEEDLAAIMAHPTSSIACDCDATAGPAGHPRYYGTFPRALGRYVRELGVLSWEDAIRKMTGLPATTVGMIDRGYLAPGMAADVVVFDPETVIDHATFMDPTAASEGVHQVFVNGTWALRDGAPISQRAGKGLLRSANMPARPMSLGEAQRVVARGTVDSGTSRFELEMSVRQMAGTRVAEGDFHLTAEDGSVDFVATNWGVLQTTDGWASFTVRGLTAGGDERSAFVVLDTADPTTEAGSINLMVVIEGMEPIMATVTGDVTLPNF from the coding sequence ATGTCGAACGCAACGAAGCTTTGGGGCGCACTGCTCCTGCTTGCATTCATCACTGCCTGCGGTGGGGCGCCCGAGTATGACATCATCATCAGAAATGGGACGGTCCTGGATGGGACCGGAACGCCGAGGTACATGGCAGATGTAGCGATTTCGGGTGAGGCGATCGCTCGGGTCGGCGATCTTTCCGGAGTGAGCGCTGTCGAGGAGGTGGACGCCACGGGGATGTTTGTGAGTCCGGGCTTCATCAATCTCCACAGTCACAATCGCCTCGATGCCGCACCAACCGCCGCGAACCTCCTTGCGCAGGGTGTCACGACCATCATCCTGAACGCGGACGGGGGAGGCCCGCTCGATATCTCAGCACAGGTCACTGAAGCAGAGGCGCTTGGCCTCGCCGTGAACATCGGGCCCACCATCGGATTCAACTCAGCGTGGGCCGAGGTGAATGGACGAGAGGAGACCCGCCCTGATGCGTCTCAGATCGAGGAGATGGCGTCGATGGTCGAGGCCGGACTCGAGGCCGGTGCTTGGGGCGTCTCAGCCGGGCTCGACTACACGCCGGCGTACTTCGCTCGTATGGAAGATGTGATCGCGGTCCTCTCCCGGACCGGGCGATGGCGGTCTCTCTTCACGAACCACGACCGAACGACGCCGGAGACTGGCTACAGCTCGCTCGTGGGCATGCGGGAGACTGTCGAGATCGGTGAGGCGACAGGGCTTATGCCGCTGATCACGCACATGAAGATCCAGGGTAGCGAGCAGGGCACCTCTGCCGCCGTCCTCGCCATGATGACCGAGGCGACGAACCGCGGCGCGTATACAGCGGCGGACGTGTATCCGTACCTCGCTGGGCAGACTTCACTCATGGCGCTCATCATCCCCAGTTGGGCGCAGGCCGGCACCCGCGATCAGGTCCTGTCCCGATTCGGTGATCCCGCGTTGCGCGGCCGAATTATCCGGGAGGCCAACGAAGCTCTGGATCTTCGGTTCGGTGGTCCGTCCGGCGTATTCCTGCCGGAGACGCAAACCGAACTGACCGACGTCATGGAGGAAATGGGCGCGACGTCGGGGGGGGAGACCGTTGTCCGACTGCTCCAGGAGTCTGACGACAGTCCGAGCGCGATTCTCCGCTTTGGCAGCGAGGAAGACCTGGCTGCGATCATGGCGCATCCGACGTCTTCGATCGCATGCGACTGCGATGCGACCGCCGGGCCCGCAGGGCATCCTCGATACTATGGCACCTTTCCGCGCGCCCTGGGCCGCTACGTACGGGAGCTTGGTGTGTTGTCCTGGGAAGATGCGATCCGGAAGATGACGGGACTGCCTGCGACGACTGTGGGCATGATCGACCGTGGTTATCTCGCCCCAGGGATGGCGGCTGACGTCGTAGTTTTTGATCCCGAGACGGTGATTGATCACGCGACCTTCATGGACCCGACCGCGGCATCAGAGGGTGTTCATCAAGTGTTTGTGAACGGCACGTGGGCGCTTCGTGACGGAGCACCGATCAGTCAACGCGCGGGGAAGGGACTCCTCCGGTCGGCTAATATGCCTGCCCGGCCGATGAGCCTGGGTGAGGCTCAGCGCGTGGTGGCTCGAGGCACTGTCGACAGCGGGACGTCTCGGTTTGAGCTGGAAATGTCCGTCCGTCAGATGGCCGGGACGCGGGTCGCCGAGGGTGACTTCCACCTTACGGCGGAGGACGGAAGTGTCGATTTCGTCGCCACGAACTGGGGTGTCCTTCAGACCACCGATGGTTGGGCCAGCTTCACGGTCCGGGGACTGACCGCAGGGGGCGATGAGCGAAGCGCGTTCGTGGTGCTGGATACGGCTGACCCGACCACGGAAGCGGGCAGTATCAACCTGATGGTAGTGATTGAGGGCATGGAGCCGATCATGGCGACGGTCACCGGAGATGTGACCCTGCCGAATTTCTGA
- a CDS encoding N(4)-(beta-N-acetylglucosaminyl)-L-asparaginase: MTDRRTFLRTSALGAAAAPTLLHGCAAIDQAAEIADPVRPVALSTWNHGLAANDAAWPILSSGGSALDAVEAGVRIPEADPEITSVGYGGWPDRYGQVTLDACIMDERGRCGSVAFLKDIMHPISVARQVMEKTPHVMLVGAGALDFALANGFEQENLLTEQSRAGWEQWKAENGETLPMINVENHDTIGMLTIDQAGNLSGACTTSGAAYKYHGRVGDSPIIGAGLYVDNDVGGATATGWGEAVIRAVGCFLVVELMRQGHSPDEACRLAVERVIEKNPDWQEIQVGFLALNKNGECGSFCIAPGFDYAVYTPESGNQLIDAESRL, encoded by the coding sequence ATGACTGACCGTCGCACGTTTCTCCGTACCTCCGCGCTGGGCGCAGCTGCCGCTCCTACACTGCTGCACGGCTGCGCGGCCATCGACCAGGCGGCCGAGATCGCAGACCCGGTCCGACCCGTCGCCCTCTCTACCTGGAATCACGGCCTCGCAGCGAACGATGCCGCGTGGCCAATTCTTTCGAGCGGAGGGAGTGCCCTCGATGCGGTCGAGGCCGGTGTGCGTATCCCCGAAGCCGATCCAGAGATCACGTCAGTCGGCTATGGTGGCTGGCCAGATCGATACGGTCAGGTCACCCTCGACGCATGCATCATGGACGAGCGGGGTCGATGCGGGTCGGTCGCCTTCCTCAAGGACATCATGCATCCCATTTCCGTGGCGCGTCAGGTCATGGAAAAGACGCCTCACGTAATGCTCGTTGGCGCGGGCGCGCTGGATTTTGCGCTGGCGAACGGATTCGAGCAGGAAAACCTGCTCACCGAGCAGTCCCGGGCTGGCTGGGAGCAGTGGAAAGCCGAAAACGGTGAGACGCTCCCGATGATCAACGTGGAGAACCACGATACGATCGGAATGCTCACGATCGACCAGGCGGGGAATCTGTCCGGCGCCTGCACAACCAGCGGGGCGGCGTACAAATACCACGGTCGCGTCGGTGACTCGCCGATCATCGGAGCGGGGCTGTACGTCGACAACGACGTCGGAGGAGCGACCGCGACGGGCTGGGGCGAGGCCGTGATCCGGGCGGTGGGATGCTTTCTTGTAGTCGAACTCATGCGGCAGGGCCACAGTCCTGACGAGGCCTGTCGCCTCGCAGTCGAGCGAGTGATCGAGAAGAACCCGGACTGGCAGGAAATCCAGGTCGGCTTTCTGGCCTTGAACAAGAACGGAGAGTGCGGGAGTTTCTGCATCGCTCCCGGGTTCGACTATGCCGTCTACACGCCCGAGTCAGGCAATCAGCTCATCGACGCTGAAAGCAGGCTCTAG
- a CDS encoding DUF805 domain-containing protein — translation MDRLVDLFTTQGRANRAWYLWHVVLDDAAIFTAGISIFALAGVLGMLFLALPGFGVIAAGVWAAICITIKRLHDLDRPGWHGLLFLIPLYNLYLSCVLLFVKGTEGANQFGADPLQAAKVLD, via the coding sequence ATGGATAGACTGGTCGATCTGTTCACGACGCAGGGTCGCGCGAATCGGGCATGGTACCTGTGGCATGTGGTGCTCGATGACGCTGCCATCTTCACAGCGGGCATCAGCATCTTTGCGCTCGCGGGCGTCCTGGGAATGCTGTTTCTGGCTCTGCCGGGCTTTGGCGTGATCGCCGCTGGGGTTTGGGCGGCGATCTGCATCACGATCAAACGACTACATGACCTCGATCGACCCGGCTGGCACGGGCTCCTTTTCCTCATCCCGTTATACAACCTGTACCTCTCTTGCGTCCTCCTTTTCGTGAAGGGCACCGAGGGCGCGAATCAGTTCGGCGCGGATCCTCTCCAGGCGGCGAAGGTGCTCGACTGA
- a CDS encoding carboxypeptidase-like regulatory domain-containing protein gives MGRWKWCAGGVGMLVFSAFLSAECLEAQDIRGRVVDSENGAAVGLAAIFLLDRERKPIQVWAADIEGNYVLTVPEGGEYIMIVERLGYFENESPLLAVEEGGVYGVDFEMRPEPFRLDPLQVTVQNEKLEDFLTLEFGQHPASLPGYRSIQGWRLEEAKLKAEDVTETLRYLYIPVSHGARVCVGSVGAPGHLARSGWERQNEAVERAAEGPGETPTRKGQCGALFVDGYQCSNEYIESIDMDRIGVVVTLENAVHMYTREFDWTFRPSGGAPSC, from the coding sequence ATGGGGCGCTGGAAGTGGTGTGCGGGTGGAGTGGGGATGCTTGTGTTCTCTGCATTTCTCTCCGCGGAGTGCCTCGAAGCTCAGGATATTCGCGGACGAGTAGTCGATTCGGAGAACGGTGCCGCGGTGGGTTTGGCGGCGATCTTCCTGCTCGATAGAGAACGCAAGCCCATACAGGTGTGGGCTGCCGACATAGAGGGGAACTACGTCCTCACCGTGCCTGAGGGCGGCGAGTACATCATGATCGTGGAGCGGCTCGGGTACTTTGAAAACGAGTCGCCGCTGCTCGCGGTCGAAGAAGGCGGCGTATACGGAGTCGACTTCGAGATGCGGCCCGAGCCGTTCAGGCTGGACCCGCTTCAGGTGACGGTCCAGAACGAGAAGCTAGAGGACTTCCTTACCCTCGAGTTCGGACAACATCCAGCGTCGCTTCCCGGCTATCGTTCGATCCAGGGCTGGCGCCTCGAAGAGGCGAAGCTCAAGGCAGAAGACGTCACCGAGACACTGCGCTACCTGTACATTCCCGTGAGCCATGGGGCTAGGGTATGCGTTGGCTCGGTTGGCGCTCCTGGACATCTCGCACGGAGCGGATGGGAACGACAGAACGAGGCGGTGGAGCGTGCGGCGGAGGGCCCTGGTGAAACGCCCACACGAAAGGGACAATGCGGAGCACTGTTCGTGGACGGCTATCAGTGTTCGAACGAATACATCGAGTCGATCGACATGGACCGGATCGGGGTCGTCGTAACCTTGGAGAACGCAGTGCACATGTACACGAGAGAGTTTGATTGGACCTTCCGTCCTAGTGGGGGTGCGCCCTCGTGCTGA
- the surE gene encoding 5'/3'-nucleotidase SurE — translation MLTRSFGALIAALVVAAAPVSAPSGLNILLANDDGYDAEGLIAVRTALLAAGHQVTVVAPLENRSGSGASLTTSGTIDYYPQEEGVWAVDGTPVDAVTLGLVHVLRANPPDLVITGADFGQNVGANVIASGIIGAALSASRAGVPAIALSVEVDLSEGERARRFSSTIDAFEPAAEFLVELVRQMAESGGAGLLPPRTILNVNYPAVGADDPEGVRFATVSSVRGFRQLFSVGGDQGPARVQLAPGNVEQAEEGSDVALVAAGFVTISVLDGNLDLGSASWEPLLQRLIIER, via the coding sequence GTGCTGACGAGATCTTTCGGCGCGCTGATCGCGGCGCTCGTTGTGGCTGCTGCGCCGGTGAGTGCTCCGAGCGGCCTCAATATTCTGCTCGCTAACGACGACGGATACGACGCCGAGGGCTTGATCGCAGTCCGCACGGCTCTTCTCGCCGCCGGACATCAGGTCACGGTCGTCGCCCCGCTCGAAAATCGAAGCGGCAGCGGCGCCTCTCTGACTACGAGCGGGACCATCGACTACTACCCTCAGGAAGAGGGTGTGTGGGCTGTTGATGGGACGCCGGTCGACGCCGTGACGCTTGGACTGGTTCACGTACTTCGGGCCAATCCCCCGGACCTTGTGATCACGGGCGCCGACTTCGGGCAAAATGTCGGCGCGAACGTGATTGCATCAGGCATCATCGGGGCAGCGCTTTCGGCCAGCAGGGCAGGCGTGCCGGCTATCGCGCTGTCGGTCGAGGTGGATCTGAGCGAGGGCGAGAGAGCTCGCCGTTTCTCGAGTACGATCGACGCGTTCGAGCCGGCCGCAGAATTTCTCGTCGAGTTGGTCCGACAGATGGCCGAGTCTGGTGGCGCGGGCCTCCTGCCTCCCCGCACGATTCTAAACGTGAACTACCCGGCCGTGGGTGCCGACGACCCTGAGGGAGTTCGGTTCGCTACCGTATCGAGTGTGCGCGGATTTCGTCAGCTGTTCTCCGTAGGCGGCGACCAAGGCCCAGCGCGCGTGCAGCTGGCGCCCGGGAACGTCGAGCAGGCGGAGGAAGGATCTGATGTCGCCCTGGTGGCGGCTGGGTTCGTGACGATCAGTGTGCTGGACGGCAACCTGGATCTCGGATCCGCTAGCTGGGAGCCGTTGCTGCAAAGACTGATCATCGAGCGTTAG
- a CDS encoding GNAT family protein, translated as MIETERLILRELDEEDFSAVHAYGSDPEVVEYLPWGPNTAQVTQDFIERNLERAAAEPRLEFVFAVVPKETDEPVGSVGIYLPSADAHLAMLGYAYGKPAWGKGYATEAALAMVAMGFDMLGLKRIWASCDPDNTGSVGVLRKCGMTLEGQLRREQNIRGALRDSMIWGILELEWRTFLERSNR; from the coding sequence ATGATCGAGACCGAGCGCCTCATCCTGCGTGAACTGGACGAAGAAGACTTCTCGGCGGTCCATGCATACGGCTCTGATCCTGAGGTCGTCGAATACCTCCCGTGGGGGCCGAACACGGCCCAGGTGACGCAAGATTTCATCGAGCGGAACCTGGAGCGCGCCGCCGCCGAGCCCCGACTCGAATTCGTGTTCGCAGTCGTGCCCAAGGAAACGGACGAACCCGTGGGGTCAGTGGGGATCTACCTACCATCTGCGGATGCCCATCTCGCGATGCTGGGATACGCCTACGGAAAGCCGGCATGGGGCAAGGGATACGCGACGGAGGCGGCACTCGCGATGGTCGCGATGGGCTTCGACATGCTGGGCCTGAAGCGAATCTGGGCGTCGTGTGACCCTGACAACACGGGGTCTGTCGGGGTGCTCCGGAAGTGCGGCATGACCCTCGAAGGCCAGCTCCGGAGGGAACAGAATATACGGGGGGCCTTGAGGGATAGCATGATTTGGGGGATTCTCGAGCTGGAATGGAGAACTTTCCTCGAACGGAGCAACAGATGA
- a CDS encoding serine hydrolase, which translates to MTFWTSGRLWPKRMTRCVGLSICIAATAVGSACGQAQSVDLQAQVEGVQSQVGEQGYGDLTLDQLMQDLGVPGMSIAVIQDFEILWAKGYGVADVETGRAVDVETMFQAASISKPVAAMATMRAVQDGMFTLDGDINDVLESWTLDGGGFTDHRPVTARSLTSHTSGLGDGFGFPGYDPGTQVPTSVQILEGHDLSNVGSLFMEREPLTFYEYSGGGVTVMELALSDARGRPFEEIMTSDVLTPIGMTNSSYEQPIDPARDVNAARAHDETGSSMGPKWHVYPERAAAGLWTTPSDLARFAIEVQNTYRGTSTRVLDQAHVSEMLSPVGVGPFAVGFIVSKRGEGWYFEHGGSNWGFRANLIAHKVKGYGVAVMTNGDQGSALAAEILRRVELAYEWDSVADGVRRGYGG; encoded by the coding sequence ATGACTTTCTGGACCTCTGGCCGGCTCTGGCCGAAGCGGATGACCCGCTGCGTCGGTCTGTCCATATGCATCGCAGCCACCGCGGTTGGCTCAGCCTGTGGCCAGGCTCAGTCGGTCGATCTTCAGGCACAGGTCGAGGGTGTCCAGTCACAGGTCGGTGAGCAGGGCTACGGAGATCTCACGCTGGACCAACTGATGCAGGACCTCGGCGTCCCGGGCATGAGCATTGCCGTGATTCAGGATTTTGAGATTCTCTGGGCAAAGGGCTACGGGGTCGCCGATGTAGAAACGGGTCGCGCTGTCGATGTCGAAACGATGTTCCAGGCCGCCTCGATCAGTAAGCCGGTGGCAGCCATGGCCACGATGCGGGCGGTACAGGATGGCATGTTCACGCTCGACGGCGACATCAACGATGTCCTCGAGTCCTGGACGCTCGACGGAGGCGGTTTCACGGATCATCGACCCGTGACAGCTCGGTCACTCACGAGCCACACGTCGGGGCTCGGTGATGGCTTCGGCTTCCCAGGCTACGATCCGGGCACACAGGTCCCGACCTCGGTGCAGATCCTTGAGGGGCACGATCTGTCCAACGTCGGTTCGCTCTTCATGGAGCGTGAGCCCCTGACCTTTTACGAGTATTCCGGCGGCGGGGTCACGGTCATGGAACTGGCACTCTCCGATGCGCGTGGTCGGCCGTTCGAAGAAATCATGACCTCAGACGTACTCACCCCGATCGGAATGACGAACAGCTCGTACGAGCAGCCGATCGATCCGGCTCGCGATGTGAACGCGGCGAGAGCGCATGACGAAACCGGATCGTCCATGGGGCCGAAGTGGCATGTCTATCCGGAGCGAGCAGCAGCCGGACTCTGGACGACCCCGAGCGACCTGGCCCGCTTTGCGATCGAAGTACAGAACACGTATCGGGGCACGTCGACCAGGGTGCTCGATCAGGCGCACGTTTCGGAGATGTTGTCTCCGGTCGGCGTGGGGCCATTCGCGGTCGGGTTCATCGTCTCGAAGCGTGGTGAGGGGTGGTACTTCGAGCACGGCGGGAGCAACTGGGGATTCCGGGCGAACCTTATTGCCCACAAGGTGAAAGGCTACGGTGTCGCTGTGATGACCAACGGTGACCAGGGGTCGGCTCTGGCAGCGGAGATTCTCCGCCGGGTTGAACTCGCTTACGAGTGGGACTCGGTCGCAGATGGAGTGAGGAGAGGGTACGGGGGGTGA
- a CDS encoding GrpB family protein, with translation MSRRVARPFEVVGHDPACAETFSTEKARLAPVFADTTVKIEHVGSTSVPGLAAKPIIDICVGLPRLADAEARVDAMALLGYQYVPEFEADIPHRRYFRRPHARPRSHHVHCCVFGDSTWARHLLFRDYLRGHPDVANEYAALKQALADRHRNERLAYTEAKDPFITRILEQVSH, from the coding sequence GTGAGCCGGCGGGTTGCTCGGCCCTTCGAGGTCGTTGGGCATGACCCGGCGTGCGCCGAAACCTTCTCCACCGAGAAGGCACGTCTAGCCCCGGTTTTCGCGGACACCACGGTGAAGATCGAGCACGTGGGGAGCACATCCGTGCCGGGCCTCGCTGCGAAGCCCATCATCGATATCTGCGTTGGACTCCCGCGGCTGGCAGACGCGGAAGCCCGCGTCGACGCGATGGCCTTGCTCGGCTACCAGTATGTGCCCGAGTTCGAGGCAGACATACCCCATCGTCGCTACTTCCGTCGCCCGCATGCTCGGCCACGCAGTCATCATGTCCACTGCTGCGTGTTTGGCGACTCGACATGGGCGCGACATCTACTTTTCCGTGATTATCTGCGAGGGCATCCCGACGTAGCGAACGAGTATGCGGCACTCAAGCAGGCTCTCGCTGACCGGCACCGAAACGAACGGCTCGCGTATACCGAAGCGAAGGACCCGTTCATCACACGAATTCTCGAGCAGGTATCACATTGA
- a CDS encoding outer membrane beta-barrel protein, with protein MYPSLSLVATMLLVCLGYAPDARAQNAPSTIGAIAGYNMSSGVWQPESETEAVGGFIVGAFVHAKTPVSWFSVMAEALIVQRGNNLAPETPGDPIKGAVRSEYATLTVAPRLTLHVGPVQLHVGGGPSVDLLLRSRLDTGLGPVLFRDHGTVFGVTGGVGLGMTVGQRYQVEVEARLYEGLSDAYSGNFVSVRNRSAEFVARVGIPRPRD; from the coding sequence GTGTACCCTTCTCTCTCTCTGGTCGCGACCATGCTGCTGGTCTGCCTGGGTTATGCGCCGGACGCCCGAGCTCAGAACGCGCCGTCGACGATTGGAGCGATCGCCGGTTACAACATGAGCAGCGGGGTGTGGCAGCCCGAATCCGAGACTGAAGCAGTTGGAGGATTTATCGTGGGTGCGTTCGTTCATGCCAAGACGCCCGTGTCGTGGTTTTCCGTGATGGCGGAGGCACTCATCGTTCAGCGCGGCAACAATCTGGCCCCGGAGACGCCTGGGGATCCCATCAAGGGCGCGGTGCGCTCCGAATACGCCACGCTGACCGTGGCGCCACGCCTCACACTACATGTCGGTCCTGTGCAGCTTCATGTCGGGGGTGGCCCGTCGGTTGACCTTCTTCTGCGGAGCCGACTCGACACGGGTCTCGGTCCGGTTCTCTTTCGTGATCACGGAACCGTGTTTGGTGTGACCGGTGGGGTCGGACTCGGTATGACGGTCGGGCAGCGGTACCAGGTCGAAGTCGAAGCACGGCTCTACGAGGGCTTGAGTGACGCATACTCCGGCAATTTCGTATCCGTGCGAAACCGCTCTGCCGAGTTCGTAGCGAGAGTTGGCATTCCCCGACCGCGGGACTGA
- a CDS encoding NAD-dependent epimerase/dehydratase family protein, whose amino-acid sequence MSPTRRDFIRTTGVVGAGLALGGSAGCASESDPGAAASTAPTPKRILMLGGTGFIGPNMVRYAAERGHEVTIFTRGRSEMVLPDGVEHLIGDRNDDHVALEGRSWDVVLDNNAQDYRWVQKSTALLADAAEHYIFVSSISAYDLNGLGDPETLMMEPVVDEDFKRIDPPEGWSDGDDAPYGLMKTLSENTVHAAFPGRTTVVRPGLIVGPGDPTDRFTYWPVRIDEGGEVLAPGNPDHANQIIDQRDLTEWIVRLAENGTMGDFNATGPGERLSMGSMLEQISAAVDTPHEFTWVSESFLEAQGVTSWNDLPSWIPGDPLMFVDVRDAVATGLTFRSIAQTTRDTLVWDKARPAEERANRDFGMSREKERAALDAWHASQA is encoded by the coding sequence ATGAGCCCGACAAGAAGAGACTTTATTCGTACTACCGGCGTGGTCGGAGCCGGCCTCGCGCTTGGTGGAAGTGCGGGCTGTGCGAGCGAGTCCGATCCAGGCGCAGCGGCTTCGACGGCGCCCACGCCAAAGCGCATTCTTATGCTGGGCGGTACCGGTTTTATCGGTCCGAACATGGTTCGCTACGCGGCTGAGCGAGGCCACGAGGTCACGATCTTCACCCGCGGCCGCTCAGAGATGGTGCTGCCGGACGGCGTCGAGCATCTCATCGGGGACCGAAACGACGATCACGTCGCGCTCGAAGGACGGAGCTGGGACGTCGTGCTGGACAACAACGCTCAGGACTACCGGTGGGTGCAGAAGAGCACGGCCCTGCTGGCCGATGCCGCTGAGCACTACATCTTCGTGTCTTCCATTTCGGCCTACGATCTGAATGGGCTCGGCGACCCCGAGACCCTCATGATGGAACCGGTGGTGGACGAGGACTTCAAGCGGATCGATCCTCCGGAGGGCTGGTCGGACGGTGACGACGCTCCGTACGGCCTCATGAAGACTCTGAGCGAGAACACCGTCCACGCCGCGTTCCCCGGCCGGACTACAGTGGTACGCCCCGGGCTTATCGTGGGCCCTGGCGACCCTACCGATCGGTTTACCTATTGGCCGGTCCGGATCGATGAGGGCGGCGAGGTGCTCGCCCCTGGAAATCCAGACCACGCGAACCAGATCATCGACCAGAGAGATCTGACCGAATGGATCGTCCGCCTCGCTGAGAACGGCACGATGGGCGACTTCAATGCGACGGGTCCAGGAGAGCGGCTGTCGATGGGATCGATGCTCGAGCAGATCAGTGCGGCGGTCGACACCCCCCATGAGTTCACCTGGGTGTCGGAGTCGTTCCTCGAGGCTCAGGGCGTAACTTCCTGGAATGATCTGCCATCATGGATCCCCGGTGACCCGCTCATGTTCGTCGACGTCCGCGACGCGGTCGCGACCGGTCTGACCTTTCGCTCGATCGCGCAGACTACGCGAGACACGCTCGTGTGGGACAAGGCGCGCCCGGCGGAGGAGCGAGCGAATCGCGATTTCGGGATGAGTCGTGAGAAGGAGCGAGCAGCGCTGGACGCCTGGCACGCCTCGCAGGCATGA